One window of the Colletotrichum destructivum chromosome 6, complete sequence genome contains the following:
- a CDS encoding Putative cytochrome c oxidase assembly factor 3, mitochondrial, coiled-coil, with translation MVRPVNFPALCDRTSNIQLLVAQHHQSPPRAPNRILSNPEFFTAYNSAQHSFPVTSRHPVAMAIPQKSSYYDRNLRQGPALLRARKPYLAKNLAVGAGLWCFVGAVYWYTIKAVGQDEFEDVKVPDTPRQQAKSS, from the exons ATGGTTCGGCCTGTGAATTTCCCGGCCCTTTGCGATAGAACATCTAATATCCAACTTCTCGTGGCGCAACACCATCAATCGCCCCCAAGGGCCCCGAATCGAATCCTCTCAAACCCCGAGTTCTTCACAGCCTATAATTCTGCACAACACTCCTTCCCTGTGACTTCCCGGCATCCAGTCGCAATGGCCAT CCCCCAGAAGTCTTCGTACTACGATCGCAACCTCCGCCAGGGtcccgccctcctccgagCCCGCAAACCCTATCTCGCAAAGAATCTCGCTGTCGGTGCCGGACTTTGGTGCTTTGTTGGCGCAGTGT ACTGGTACACGATCAAGGCGGTCGGCCAGGACGAATTTGAAGATGTCAAGGTCCCCGATACCCCGAGGCAACAGGCCAAGTCCAGCTAG
- a CDS encoding Putative armadillo-like helical, symplekin/Pta1 translates to MAAPSSQASVSDQIRQLNDARKLVLGDVKYYPTVVKSILPIVGPTARVELRRWGADFLAEAFSTPALPGSEKETMQLFVLDTLQSMVETPNEDPHVLRSAIQTAASIYPFALRWIINNSYDNLTWERVVAIKTRILQIWSEAESTVRICCIKFAQRVVLAQSVANPSEPRRGDSLDISLDKIPPNHQTLDVMTLDAEGVGLLDRMLSVLQENSSDVLLVDATLNCLSILIRSRPGTANRILTAVLNFNPMKLANSPMTPRTRVIVKSMEKTTRMLLIHLSKRDPHGPMAPRIQQHVERMMRMRHEIFDESGRKRAFEAQQHAEMDAKRQRVAPQVATTPQIQVTPLPPGPHSLGDVFTLTGSEGLKAFDVGTLPTAMAAKISITTLIRTDAQLLTMAIEGIQGRLAALAAQPAPQINPETAPLGVEEDDDYEPDFAAAEDNEQILNKLDSDPVARPDDHDLGLRTFKLPPPPALTPELALSAGQGSVMSLFQFVKTLEDPGKRSKSGINRLAASTNDRESWIAIITRLASRSSAGLEEVGNKDETSVSVSGLSLGNSIRDSLYTYVLEDFRRRIDVAITWLHEEWYNDQLQKKQEGNHPLHYEKWALKLIDGFSQYLNAQDKVLTRFLGEVPELSPAILSRVKLMCRDPLVVPLALTSLLYLVMMRPPAKELALDTVQDIWTEYEDARPLAAKYLVKFRPSWLASAKAVAEGGGTAATNNATAITT, encoded by the exons ATGGCAGCTCCATCCTCACAGGCGTCCGTGAGCGACCAGATTCGCCAGCTCAACGACGCAAGGAAGCTCGTCTTGGGCGACGTCAAGTATTACCCAACCGTTGTCAAGAGCATTCTGCCCATCGTCGGACCCACGGCGCGCGTTGAACTCCGAAGATGGGGCGCCGActtcctggccgaggccttTTCGACGCCCGCGCTACCGGGCAGCGAAAAAGAGACAATGCAGCTCTTCGTGCTGGACACGCTGCAGAGCATGGTTGAGACCCCGAATGAGGATCCCCACGTACTGCGGAGTGCCATTCAGACGGCCGCCAGCATCTATCCCTTTGCGCTGCGATGGAT CATCAACAACTCGTACGATAACCTCACGTGGGAACGGGTGGTCGCAATCAAGACACGCATTCTTCAGATATGGAGCGAGGCCGAGTCGACGGTGAGGATATGCTGCATCAAGTTTGCGCAACGAGTTGTCCTCGCACAATCGGTGGCCAACCCAAGCGAACCAAGA CGAGGTGATTCCCTTGACATTTCACTCGACAAGATCCCGCCAAACCATCAGACGCTAGATGTTATGaccctcgacgccgaaggAGTTGGATTGCTGGACAGGATGTTGAGCGTGTTGCAGGAGAACAGCAG TGATGTTCTTCTCGTTGATGCCACCTTGAACTGCCTGTCCATCTTGATCCGCAGTCGGCCGGGGACGGCCAACAGAATACTGACTGCCGTGCTCAACTTCAATCCCATGAAGCTCGCGAACTCGCCCATGACTCCCAGAACCCGTGTGATTGTCAAGTCCATGGAGAAGACGACTCGTATGCTCTTGATACATCTGTCAAAACG CGACCCCCACGGCCCAATGGCGCCTCGGATTCAGCAGCATGTGGAGAGAATGATGCGCATGAGGCACGAAATCTTCGACGAGTCCGGCCGCAAACGGGCTTTCGAAGCTCAACAGCACGCCGAGATGGACGCCAAGCGCCAGCGGGTCGCACCCCAagtggcgacgacgccgcagATCCAAGTCACGCCACTACCGCCAGGCCCTCACAGCTTAGGCGACGTCTTCACTCTCACAGGCAGTGAAGGACTGAAGGCTTTCGACGTGGGCACACTCCCGACGGCAATGGCCGCGAAAATTAGCATCACCACGCTCATCCGCACGGATGCGCAACTTCTCACAATGGCAATCGAG GGTATTCAGGGACGACTCGCCGCTCTGGCAGCACAACCCGCACCGCAAATCAACCCCGAGACTGCTCCTCTGGGCGTcgaagaggatgacgatTACGAACCGGAtttcgccgccgccgaagatAATGAGCAAATTCTGAACAAGCTCGACAGCGATCCTGTGGCCCGACCAGATGACCACGACCTTGGGCTGAGGACGTTCAAGCTGCCGCCTCCACCTGCGCTCACGCCAGAATTGGCGCTAAGCGCGGGTCAAGGCTCAGTCATGTCCCTGTTCCAGTTTGTCAAGACGCTGGAAGACCCTGGCAAAAGGTCCAAGTCTGGCATCAACCGACTGGCGGCCAGTACCAACGACCGAGAATCCTGGATTGCCATCATTACCCGACTGGCCAGCCGTTCGTCGGCAGGTTTAGAGGAGGTCGGCAACAAGGACGAGACCAGTGTCTCAGTGTCGGGATTGTCTCTCGGCAACAGCATCAGAGACTCGCTGTACACGTACGTACTTGAGGATTTCCGGCGACGTAtcgacgtcgccatcacTTGGTTGCACGAAGAGTGGTACAACGACCAGCTGCAAAAGAAGCAAGAGGGAAACCATCCTCTGCACTACGAGAAATGGGCGCTCAAGTTGATTGACGGTTTCTCGCAATACCTCAATGCCCAGGACAAGGTCCTCACCCGGTTCCTGGGCGAGGTCCCTGAGCTCAGCCCCGCCATCCTGTCTCGCGTCAAGCTCATGTGTCGCGATCCTTTGGTGGTGCCTCTGGCTCTGACGAGTCTATTGTACCTGGTCATGATGCGACCACCGGCCAAGGAGCTTGCCTTGGACACGGTCCAGGATATCTGGACAGAGT ACGAGGATGCGCGACCACTGGCGGCGAAATACTTGGTCAAGTTCCGGCCGTCCTGGCTAGCATCAGCCAAAGCAGTAGCAGAGGGTGGGGGTACTGCAGCAACAAACAACGCAACAGCAATCACAACATAA